In Wolbachia endosymbiont (group B) of Germaria angustata, the following are encoded in one genomic region:
- a CDS encoding malonyl-CoA decarboxylase produces MTKESLAKTDIVKVEDKKATKGFFKILGEVADAVRSWVGNIGPDLSSSRDINSLVLKMNECLNPKGGEVSARKNTVSLGNLYLSLSEAGQIKFLQTLAEKFNPDKTKIDEEIKVYKKNQDSESSYKFEQDLIKVLESPRSKILKQFISLPEGLKFIVDMRSDVLKLKNQYENLNPLENELKNILCTLVDVDLLDLHQITWDSPASLLEKLIKYEAVHKISSWGDLKNRLDSDHLCFAFFHYKIPNEPLIFVEVALVNKIADSIQHLLDESVPSSDPSSASTAIFYSISNTQTGLSGISLGNFLIKRVVEKLSQEFKSIKTYATLSPIPGFTKWLKNNLNQDVTLLGKLNIKQSSAEILESAEQLKTNIECESAVKQCLLKLCVYYLLKVNNSNRNAYDPVAHFHLSNGASIRQLNWMADTSEKGISQSAGMMVNYLYELPKIDNNHENYMVNKVISCSKKVSSMLKE; encoded by the coding sequence ATGACAAAAGAATCATTAGCAAAAACTGATATAGTAAAAGTTGAAGATAAGAAAGCAACAAAGGGCTTTTTTAAAATATTAGGTGAAGTAGCAGATGCTGTAAGGTCATGGGTTGGCAATATTGGCCCTGATTTAAGTAGTAGTCGCGATATCAATAGTTTAGTCTTGAAGATGAACGAATGCTTAAACCCAAAGGGGGGTGAAGTCTCAGCACGTAAGAACACCGTATCTCTTGGTAATTTGTACTTGAGTTTATCAGAGGCAGGTCAAATAAAATTTTTACAAACCCTGGCAGAAAAGTTCAATCCGGATAAAACGAAAATAGATGAAGAAATAAAAGTATATAAGAAAAATCAAGATTCTGAGTCGAGCTATAAGTTTGAACAAGACTTAATAAAAGTCCTTGAATCACCACGCTCTAAAATATTGAAGCAGTTTATCTCCTTACCAGAAGGTCTTAAGTTTATTGTTGATATGCGCTCTGATGTGCTTAAGCTAAAGAACCAATATGAAAATCTAAATCCTCTAGAAAATGAATTAAAAAATATACTCTGTACTTTGGTTGATGTTGATCTACTTGATCTTCATCAAATCACCTGGGATTCACCTGCATCATTGTTGGAAAAACTTATAAAATATGAAGCTGTACATAAAATTTCCTCTTGGGGTGACCTAAAAAACAGACTAGATTCTGATCATCTCTGTTTTGCTTTTTTTCATTACAAGATACCGAACGAACCTCTAATTTTTGTAGAGGTTGCATTGGTGAATAAGATTGCAGATAGCATCCAACACCTTTTAGATGAATCAGTGCCTTCAAGTGATCCAAGTAGTGCAAGCACTGCTATATTCTATTCAATATCAAACACTCAAACTGGTTTATCTGGAATCAGCCTTGGTAATTTTTTGATCAAAAGGGTTGTAGAAAAGCTATCACAAGAGTTTAAAAGTATAAAAACATACGCAACTCTTTCTCCAATACCTGGCTTTACGAAATGGCTAAAAAACAATCTAAACCAAGATGTCACTTTATTGGGCAAACTAAATATAAAACAATCTAGTGCAGAAATTTTAGAAAGTGCAGAGCAATTAAAAACTAACATTGAATGTGAAAGTGCAGTAAAACAATGCTTGCTTAAACTATGTGTATATTATTTACTAAAAGTGAACAATAGTAATCGAAATGCTTATGACCCGGTGGCGCATTTTCATTTAAGCAATGGTGCATCGATAAGACAACTAAACTGGATGGCGGATACTTCTGAAAAGGGTATTAGTCAGTCGGCTGGAATGATGGTAAATTATCTGTATGAGTTGCCTAAAATAGATAATAATCATGAAAACTATATGGTTAATAAGGTTATTTCCTGCTCGAAAAAAGTGTCGTCTATGTTGAAGGAGTAA